The Tachysurus vachellii isolate PV-2020 chromosome 19, HZAU_Pvac_v1, whole genome shotgun sequence genome segment TGACATTACATGCAGTCTTTTGAAGACCCCTTGCTGTGGGTACGGTGAGACCCAGGACCATGTGGCAGAGAGGGCGAAGGCCTGTCATGGgaatatgtctgtgtgtgtaaagtaaaatCCAAAGGAGGTGATAGGAGACTATTAAAAGCTGTAGGATTCGTCTGTGGCTCTGTTAATATCCAGTGCTTTCAACATCTAACAGGCTGTATCATTCACACGGCATGTCTGTGTAGAGGAAACACTCATGACAGCGACAAGAACGCCTGTGTGTTTCTGGTTGCGTTGCTCAGAAGTGCTAATAAACTCATAATAATCCTTATTATTACGAGCATATTATTAATTGGTGAGACTAATTGGTGTAATTGTGCAGTACAATTCTGTACAGTCTGAAGgttgagatttttatttcttctcataAACGTTTTCctgtgtttaaatgaaataaagtgaaatacaTCAAATATAACAAACTGTATTATTGCTTGAACTTGCTCTTAAAGTGTACACGTTTCCTagaaaaatgtatattgttCCTTTAAagctgtctcactcactctctctctctctctctctttctctctctcctctctctgtctctgtctctccctctcttgctcttcctctctctctttctctctctctctctctctctctctctcacattctctcttcctgtctccctctcactctctctctctctcacgttctctcttcctgtctctctctctctcgctctctctctctccctctccctctgtctctctctttctgcctctttctgtctctccctctctctctttaactctcttcctctctctctctttcgctctctctgtctcactctctctgtctctttctgtctctctatctctctctctctctctgtctctctctctctgtctcactctctctgtctctttctctctctctctctctctctctctctctctctttcgctctctctctgtctcaccatagcttaattatattatttggtGTCCTCTTTGTAGGCCAATCAGAATAAAAGTAAGAGaaaagttgagagagagagagagagagagagagagagagaatatgttcTATATGTTCTATATATATCATGTGTAGTCCAGCTGAACTGCAGACAGAAGCTCATCAGCTCCTTCTTTAAACACAGTGACGTGTCTTTTATTCGCTTGTAAACATCCGCCAGCTTTTTTCTATGGCACATAAAGGGATTTTACGTCGCGGCGTCtcatctttctctgtgtgtttggttattTGTGTCTTCCCCTGCCACTATTTTTAACCGATTTCAGAGAGTTTAAGCGCTCCGTTGCCTTCGTGTGCCGCTATATTTAGCCCAGCAGACGCTCCGGCTCGTTTTGCGTCAATGGAATCCCGAGCGTGCGTCACGCTGCCAGAGCTCGCGCGCTCTGATTGGACGGCGACCGGAAAGATTTCGGGGAGCTCCTCCGCTTCTGCGCGCGCGTATTGGCGAGTGGAACGGCGAGGGGAGGACGCGACTGTGACGTAACGGCACAACAGCGCCTCGTATAAATTGGAGCAGAGGCACTTGAAAGCTAAACGCGTCTGTAACTCGGTCGGGAGAGCGCGCGCTGTGCGGTACGGTGGTGATGCACGAGCTTCACGCGCAGTACGGACATTACATATAAAGTCCAGCACCATATTTATTCTCAAGCAGGtaagtggttgttttttttttatctcatgcTTTCTTCCTTTATGCGCTTCCTTCCTTACTTGTGTAAGTAACTCAGAAGATGATTAAATAACAAGAGATCTCCAGTCCTGAATGCTTTTTGTGTTTGGATGCATGTTATTTtatagacatacagtatttatagaaTATCTAAGCCCAGAGCTTTGTGAACATCATAGATAAAACCTTTAAACCGGTTTATTACCAGCACATTTCCATACATCAATCGATGCATTTTACATCCAGGGTTTATTTATGAGACTTATAAGATGCGCCTTAGTAATTTAACGAGAAACCACTAAAGAAAACAGCATGACTATGTTTCTCCAGAACCAACTTGCTCTCCTGTCTTATTATAACAGCTCCACTACATcttgtgtaaatgtttagaTTGCTCTTTATAGTTTAGAGTGAGGATACTGAATGGAAACTGAGTGATGTAAGTGCAACAGCTGCTCCTTATGTCCACAAGGCTCTGTGACAACATTCAGCAAATGTGGGAAATGTATTTAACAcccaaaaaaatgacattttaaagacCGTTCAATACGATACGATCTGCCGTTTCTGGTCAGAACCTGACTCTTAGTCTCGTTTGCATGGAGTTTGTAATGTCTCTGGGACTGTTTCTGGAATAATGATGTTTTATTGCTACAATGTTAGAAACATCTAACATTTCAAAGAACAAAGAACAAAGCAGGCAAATTCGAGATGAAGTGTCATGGCAACTAAAATCTCCGCAGGCTCCACCAGACAGACCTGCATGCAAAGCTCATATTTGGCTTTGAAATCTCAACAACATGCAAACAATGAAAATAAGTATTCTttgcaaaacaaaatagacGTATTTGTTTACCAGAGTGCCGTCTGGATCAGAGGAGATGTTAACAAAAGGCTCATTAAGTAAATAGATCAAATTatagctaaataaaaaaaaaagctttttgcaTGTAGGTTTTTTGGAAAGCGGTAATATCGTCGATCGATAATCAGGATCGTGGAGTCAGAGGACACGTCTGGTTCGGCTCAGAGATCGCTTAAGGTCAGTGTGTTAGAGAGGTGAAGGCGATAATCTGAGTAAGGGGCAAGGCCTTCCAGTGCACCAGTTTGCCCACTGGGCTTTAAATAGACCTCTCTGACATGCTTGTGCATCGATCTTCGTTCCTTGTTACGATCTGTGCTTTCTATCGATTCGAATCGAGAATTAAAACAGATGGCATCTGCCCTAAAGCACAGTGCCGAAAGGCTTTCAGTCAGTCGGTTTCATCATTACTTCATTATCTCACTCATATCCTCTTCAGCCTCTGGTGTAGATTTGAACGCCAGTATCTAAAGTTATATATACTCATATGGCTGATATATAAATAGCTCTTAAGTTGGAAGACTGCTTTCCAGGCTTTCTCAGAAACGTCTACTCGAAATCAGTTCCTGCAGTGATGACTACATCACTCATCAGGTTCTTTCTCTGTTTACCCGTGGATAATATCTATGCCTAGCTCtagaaaaggtttttattttcatacgtGGGTCAAGATGCACATTTACGATGAGCAGGAGCGAAATAAGGAAGCCTTTTGAAAAGTAGCTTTTAGATATTGAAAAGTAGCTCTTGTGCTTCTGCTCTACAGAAATGACCTGTGTTCAAAGCCAACATGGAGTCCAGCCTTATGAGAGCATGTTCTTCAGCTCAGAGCTTATGAACCCTGACTTCACCTCCAGGTTGGCCATGGACGTGAGCGAACAGCGGGAGCAACTCTCCACATCCTCTCTGCCGAGCATCACCTCTCTGGTTGGACACTACGGGGGAGAATTTGATACCTACTCCTGTCAGCTTGCCACTGCGACTGCCACTGCCTCGACCTGTGCTGGCGCCACATCAAGTCAGGACTCCTTCAAGCTGGACAACCTCTCGGTTTATGGCTGCTACCCTGGTACGTTCACCTTGAGCTACATGGATGATGCCATGTCTACGTCTGGTGCCTCGAACTGTTTCGGCAGCCCCGTCTCAGCATCTTCACCCTCCACTCCAGGGTTCCAATCAGTGCCTTCCTGGGATGGAGCATATGGGTCCTGCTCCCCGGAAGCAGGCTGCTGGGGTTTGGAGAAGACGCCCCTTCCTCAGGCTCCTTCCTTTTTCACTTTTGGACCTATGTCAGGAGAGGACATGTCCCCTCTGGGGCAGCTGCAGCAACATCAGCTTCCTGATCAGGATCCCTTTTCTCGGAGCCATCAGAACAGCTTCAGTCCTCTCAGGCTGGATCACAGCAGCAGGGACAGTTCGGTCCTGCTGGACAATCAGCTGTCTCCCAAAATCAAGAGTCCAACAGGAAACGAAGGGTGCTGTGCGGTGTGTGGGGACAACGCCTCCTGCCAGCACTATGGAGTGCGCACCTGTGAGGGCTGCAAGGGCTTCTTTAAGGTGAGTATCTAACTCAAttttaaaggagcagtttgtaatttttaGTACTCCTTCTCTTTAAAATGAGAGTGTCTATGCCTTGTTATTGGTTATTGTTTAGGCAAAAGAAAAATCCTGAATTTTGATGGTTTTAGATTATTTCTGGGCTAGAAAATGTTAAAACCccgaaacaaacaaacaaacaaaaaccaaaacaaatcatTTACATAGCAAtattattatgcaaatattatttttgaGATTTCTGATgattattatacatttagaaAAGCTGCATACTGCTCCTTTAAGTGCTTGAGTGTATATTTTATAGAAAGCCTCGCGAATTCCTTCACCGTGTTGACCATGTCGAATTGAAagagcttttgtttgtttttcttttagcgTACAGTGCAGAAAAATGCTAAGTACGTATGCCTCGCCAACAAAGACTGTCCAGTGGACAAACGGCGGCGGAACAGGTGCCAGTTCTGTCGCTTTCAGAAGTGCCTGGCAGTCGGAATGGTGAAAGAAGGTGAGAAAAGTCTTAGCAGTTTTCACCTCCTACACACAACAGACGTATGAATTTAATtatcttattgtttttttttttttgtacttttatatttttatatttgtttttattcatcgtAAAAAGTCCATTATCGAGCTTAAGTAACGGCGTTAACGTGTCGTTGTATCTAGTATGAGTCTCGTGTGTTGTTACATTATTAACACATGATTTTATTCTCCTGTCCTGTCAGTTGTGAGAACAGACAGCTTAAAGGGCAGAAGGGGTCGTTTACCCTCGAAACCAAAACCGGTCACAGAATCCGTGTCTGCTTCGCCTTCTGGGAATATCATCAACTCTCTTGTGAATGCTCACATAGACTCGAACCCGGCCATCACAAAACTGGACTACTCGAAGGTGAGCCTTGCATTTTGTACTGCTAATATttgaaacagaggaaaaaaatgttagGTATCTGAAACAGAAATGCTCATGGTCCTGCTGTTAAAAAAGCAGCTATAAAAAAAGGTGAAATCGAGAAATCCAATGTAGAACAAACAGAATGCAGTGCAGCTATAATGTTATGATGATGTGACGTTTAAATCCTGCTGCTCTGTTGTCAAACGTCATTGTGGGTAAcgaaagaaaatattaaacaaagtcaTGAAAAAACCAGCTTGGGAAAATCGACACTTTTTTCTATGATTCTGTATTAATGTTGATTATACGCTCTTGTTTTCTTCTCAGTATCAGCAGACAGTGACTAGCATGTCTGAAAAGGAGGACGCCAGTGACATCCAGCAGTTTTACGACCTGCTGACCGGGTCCATTAGCGTGATCAGGAAGTGGGCTGAAAGCATCCCGGGATTCACCGCCTTCTCTAAGGAAGACCAGGACTTGCTGTTCGAATCAGCCTTTGTCGAGCTCTTCATATTACGACTAGCTTACAGGTAATTAACCACATTAATAAGAATCGGATTGGAATTCGGCTCTGTCGAATACtcggttctgattggtcagaagaaatGAAGATTAATATTGATGCATTCTGTGGATTAAgttattgtttctgttttaaGATGTTCCACTTAATTACCATTTCCACTTAAGTccaatagtaaaaataaataaataaaattaaattaaataaaaataaataacataatataaaataatttttaaaaaaatcatttaattttagGTAATAagcttgtatttattatttattctgtttattatattacattttatttattaatttatggatggagtcttcagtgtcaaaACAGTGgactgtgtgttttagtgtttcattttaaacactaaaaagaaaaatctttattctttaattaattgAAAAGAATTGTAACCGGTTTCTTATGGTTGTTTCAGATCAGACCCAGAGACGGACAAGCTGATCTTTTGCAACGGTGTGGTTCTGCACCGCACGCAGTGTGTGCGGGGATTTGGCGAGTGGATCGATTCCATCATAGAGTTCTCACAGGGTTTACAGCGTCTGAACCTGGACCTGGCGTCGTTCTGCTGCCTCGCCACGCTCGTCATCATAACCGGTGAGTTTCACCCTGGCACTTTCAGGCTCTCTGACCGACAATTCTGTAC includes the following:
- the nr4a1 gene encoding nuclear receptor subfamily 4 group A member 1 isoform X1; protein product: MTCVQSQHGVQPYESMFFSSELMNPDFTSRLAMDVSEQREQLSTSSLPSITSLVGHYGGEFDTYSCQLATATATASTCAGATSSQDSFKLDNLSVYGCYPGTFTLSYMDDAMSTSGASNCFGSPVSASSPSTPGFQSVPSWDGAYGSCSPEAGCWGLEKTPLPQAPSFFTFGPMSGEDMSPLGQLQQHQLPDQDPFSRSHQNSFSPLRLDHSSRDSSVLLDNQLSPKIKSPTGNEGCCAVCGDNASCQHYGVRTCEGCKGFFKRTVQKNAKYVCLANKDCPVDKRRRNRCQFCRFQKCLAVGMVKEVVRTDSLKGRRGRLPSKPKPVTESVSASPSGNIINSLVNAHIDSNPAITKLDYSKYQQTVTSMSEKEDASDIQQFYDLLTGSISVIRKWAESIPGFTAFSKEDQDLLFESAFVELFILRLAYRSDPETDKLIFCNGVVLHRTQCVRGFGEWIDSIIEFSQGLQRLNLDLASFCCLATLVIITDRHGLKESKRVEDFQTHLIACLKDHIATSVSEEARPNYLSRLLGKLTELKTLYTQGFHRIFYLKLEHFIPPPPIVDKILMDTWPFGI
- the nr4a1 gene encoding nuclear receptor subfamily 4 group A member 1 isoform X2 — protein: MDVSEQREQLSTSSLPSITSLVGHYGGEFDTYSCQLATATATASTCAGATSSQDSFKLDNLSVYGCYPGTFTLSYMDDAMSTSGASNCFGSPVSASSPSTPGFQSVPSWDGAYGSCSPEAGCWGLEKTPLPQAPSFFTFGPMSGEDMSPLGQLQQHQLPDQDPFSRSHQNSFSPLRLDHSSRDSSVLLDNQLSPKIKSPTGNEGCCAVCGDNASCQHYGVRTCEGCKGFFKRTVQKNAKYVCLANKDCPVDKRRRNRCQFCRFQKCLAVGMVKEVVRTDSLKGRRGRLPSKPKPVTESVSASPSGNIINSLVNAHIDSNPAITKLDYSKYQQTVTSMSEKEDASDIQQFYDLLTGSISVIRKWAESIPGFTAFSKEDQDLLFESAFVELFILRLAYRSDPETDKLIFCNGVVLHRTQCVRGFGEWIDSIIEFSQGLQRLNLDLASFCCLATLVIITDRHGLKESKRVEDFQTHLIACLKDHIATSVSEEARPNYLSRLLGKLTELKTLYTQGFHRIFYLKLEHFIPPPPIVDKILMDTWPFGI